In the Brachionichthys hirsutus isolate HB-005 chromosome 1, CSIRO-AGI_Bhir_v1, whole genome shotgun sequence genome, CAATAACCGACTGGTCCAGAGACAGGTAGCGGTGGATGTGGGCGGCGGCCTGCTCGTAGTCTTCGTTGTGCAGCGCCGTCTGCACGCCGTCGGTGCAGAACTTCAGGTCGAGGATGTCGTCGGCACGCTGGATGACCTTATACAGCCGCGTCTacaaagagcaaaacaaaagaacCATCGGGCCGACCCGACAGGAGCCCAGAAACGAACGCCGTTATTCACACTGACGCTACATCCCACAACTTCTCCCACATCTACGCGGACGCTGGAATAATTGCGCTCTCATTCACCTTTGCCAGGTCCAACTGTCGGACCTTCTGGCTCACGTTCTCAGCCAGGCTGCAGGTGAAGGTGATCGTGCCCGACAGCTGAGTAGCATCGCCTTCGATCAACTGCAGGTTGGGCCTGGAGGGAGAGATTAAAAGGAGCAGGCTGGGGGATGGATGGAGATCAAACAAAGGGGAAACCACGCTCGTCCGAAGCATCCGTCCATACCCCATCCTCTGCAGGGCCAGCATCTTGGTGTGGATGGCGCCCTCCTGCCCCACCAGCCGGTCCAACTCAGCGTCCACCTCGTTCTGTGGAGAAGATCAATTCTGCATCTCATCCACGGCATTCGCTCCAGTATTTGCAGGATCGATGAACAATAACTGTTCTATGCGTGTCTTTTTATGCTCAGCGACACACAGCATGGATagaccaatcaatcaatcaatcaatcaaatctttatcgcagacacaatggtccaataaaaaaaaaaacacacacaacatttacatttatagaATGTGTCATGTCAGCAAAAAGGAGTGGACCTCCGACGAGCAGAGCCGATTCTGCAGCAGGGATTTAAGTGTTATTTCCGTTTTGGATCGTAGCTCAGATGTAAAAATGATTATCTGTTATGATTCGTCCCGGAACTGACTGCGGATGACGTCAGAGTTGCGGGTCGCGTCGAACGAGTCGCCGCTAAAGCTCGTCTTTACGGACCTCTTGCTCGCAGAGCTGCTGGTAAACtctctccaggtcctccagctccGTCAGGGCCGATATCGCGTCCATGCTCACCGAGCAAACCGAGCTGGAACCGCATCTCTTCATTGACAAGGGTCCTCCGTCAGCCATCTTCCGACTGTCATGGCGGCCTTACGTCAAAACGGTTTCTCTTTCCCTGAATTTATCCTGTCAGGCAAGCGCCTTCCAGCAGGACGAGAACGGCCTCGAAAATAATTAGGAATCCTGCGTTATCGTCCTCAAAATAACCGTTCTAATTAACGCCTGTCAGACAAAGCGACTTTCAAGGAGATATTTAGTGTGGCAACACTTACGCGGTGCCTGAAAGGCTAATTGTTGGGTTTACAAAAACACGTAATGCACTACGCCTTCCAGGCATGTGACGTTTAAGGCAAGAAGCCGGAAGCAGCTTTATCCGGGGGGATAATGGCTAGGAGGGCAACAGGTGACTAAATAACTATCAAAGAACGCCATCACGACTTGCTCTTAATGTTTAGGGTTGCGGGTTCGAGCCCTGGCTGGAACCCGCACCAGGAGCCTAAGTGCTGCACGTTTTCGTTCTTCTAAcacaaattattcaaatgatcATCTTGTCATTAAATTAATCTGATCGCAGATTACAACCCAGTCATTTAAAACACGCAGGCAGGAAACACAAGTAAATATAATACATACTTTTTAAGGATATAtttcttttgatttttaattaaGTGTTTCTCTGCTGTGCCAAACTTTGAGAGATGCTTGAAATTCAGAAAAAACAGTTTTAAGAAAATCAATCGTTGATGTAAAACTCTTGACGCGTCGTCTTTGTACTGTTTTCAGATTAACcttttcatttatgttttaGGGTCGTGTGTTAGAAGACAATCCCATGTCTGGATGATCAATTTGTGGTATCGCTAAAATCAGCACTTTGGGCTGAACCCATTCTCCATGTTCTTAGGGAATCTGACTTGTTTACTCAGGGATGAACAATTTAGACCAAAACCCatcttcatatattttttttaattcttttttaattcaagatccatccagcagtttttccataatgctgctaacagacagataaatgccatcaaaaacaaaacctccttgtcggaggtaaaaaaaaacacaactggcTAGAAATAATCTACAAAACACTAGAATACGCTGAATCCAGTGTGAGCAGAAGAATGTGATCAACTTGAACTATCAAACCGAAAGGAAACGAAGGCAGATTCCTAAACAGTGGATGAGTGACCAGACGCTAAATGAATACAACAGCATTTATTAAAGGACATGTCTCTTAGGCAGTTGTACAGACCAGATCTCCAATTTGAATATGACACATTGGCTCTATGGCATTTTGAGCACAATTAAAATGACACCGAATCTAAGCAATTTAAATATTGTAGCTTTAAACAGAAATTCacaggctggaaaaaaaaaaaaaaaaaaacccagaataaACAGGAAATTTCCTCCACAccaaaacatataaataaatacacaatattcTTCCTTTTTGAACAAATGttacattcatgttttttttggagTGAGCAGCCGGTATGAGTATCTCACTGCAAATTAAATATGTAGCATTTAATCAATTATCAGTGCAAAAccaagaagaaacaaaaaaaagtctgctAAAACAAGGAATGTATTTCACTATCGGTGCGTTATGGAACATCCTGCAGGCAAATGTGATGAAGACGACAGCAAACGTGACGCATGATGCTAGGCGGTGATGGGGTAGCGTGAGGTCGGCGTGTAAAGTGTACGCAGCCGTATCTGCAGGTGCTGCTTGCCTTTACCTAAGAAGAGAGACCAGTCGAATCAAAAGGGTCCAGTTCTTTCCATCTCAGTGATCAGGGCGGGGAGGCCCAACAACATTCAGGACATTTAGTAGTACGGCGCTGCAGCGAGCACCTGAAAACTAGTTTACGCTTAGTCTGAGCGCATTAGAGAAGCACATATTTCTACACCCTCGTACGTCAAATTCAGTGGTTCAACTAAATGAAAAGACCAATCAGGCACCCTGAACCATGGGTTTACCACGGGTGTATCGATTGCATGGAAACCGATCTATTTAAAACGTAAAACGACTTCTGTGGTTATCGCATGTAAACACACCTCTGACACACATTTAGTTGTCAAACAGCCTCAGGCTTTGTAACTAAAACGTTATCAGTTAGCGATAAAAGGCCAGTAAACTCTAATTTTGAGGCGCTGCTTCTAATAATAAGATCCATTGTGAAGCACCtcctaaaaaaatatatatcagtcCGTTGAGGATCGCCTTCTGTAAACTTGACACGTGCTTGTTAAGAGTTGGTATTTTCCTTCTTCACAGTAAACGTCAATGGTTAAAATGATCGTTATTTGTGGCAGATTCTCGCAGTGGAAATACGTTTAGCcaatataaaagaaaacagacacaaacgtAAGTCTGTGCGCTGCTGTTTGCCTCTTTTAAGCTTGGTGGAGTCGAGGATTTCTTTAGAAGTAGAATATTTCGTTGAAATAAGTTGTTAAACTTGTTCCTTGATGGAAAATGGTCATTTCTGAACTCCATCATAACAGATATGATTTCCTGCTACTCTACCTGTGAAGAAAGAAAGTACAAACTTATCTTTTACATTTTCAGCAGAGTGCAAGTGACACAAAAATTATTTAAGTTAAGAACTATCACTTTTGCAGGGGGGTAGGATACtatcaacaaaaaaaattataattctaTTTTAAAATACAGTAGCTTATTTAACACAATTCCTGGTATCGTGTGTTTTCCATAGAATAAACAGCATAAAAACCTACAAATCCCGATTGCAAAGTCTtccacgtaaaaaaaaaacaatgcttgATATTACAAACTCCATTATTCTTGCTCTGAAACATCTCGAGTCTGATTGAAATTTGCCATCAATATTTTGTTAGTCAAATCATCCTCCTGCTTTGACATTCACATTAGCGTCTGAGGTAAACACTCCCTGTCACAAAAACGGGGTTTCCCCTCTTTGTTTTATGGACGAGTGAAGAATCTCATCATATTTAGTAGGAAAACGAGTCGTGAATAAGGACCGTCCCACATTTAAACCTAAACGTACAGACACGATGCCGTTTGCtgctcagaatcagaataatgGAGCGGAGATTAGCTAGTCTGCCGcttaaacaaacaacaactacGAGGATCCACAGcgcagcttttgttttttgtttttaaataaatggaaatggaaacggCGTCTTTCAGCTCTTATTTCTCTGCAGCGCCTCACACAGGTTGTGGTTGGGATCTGGCTCCTGGCTCATGATCTCAACGCACTCCCACTCTCCGGTGGagctggaccgtttcaccgcctCCACCACCGTCTGCACGTACAGACCCTCCTCGAACGTCGGGGCGATGGCCACCGGCTCTTCTGCCCACAATCTGCGCTCCTTGTGAGCCTGGAAGGACCGCCTCAGCGCCTTTACCGTCGAGCTCAATCCGTGCAGGTGAGACAGGTGCATCTCTTTCACCGCCGGGCCTGCCCACCCGCCGTCGCCCAGCAACAGCTCCTCGGCCGTGCTCCCGTTGCGTTGGCCGTATAGCTCTGCGCCCCTGGCGACCAGCCTCCCTTCGGATCCGACTATCATGACGTCGTGCACGAACGACCCCGGCATGTTGAAGTTCAGGGTGACGGTGCAGCACACGCCGCCGGGGCTCAGCCCGGCGCCGCccatcaacatctggaagaaGCAGAAGTCGTCGCTTGTGACGCGGCGGATGCCTCGGATCAAATCGTTCTGCTGCACGAAGGTTCGCAGCAAGCCGTGAACGCGATTCGCCCGCGCTCCGGTGAGGTAACTTAAAAGGTCGATGACGGCAGAACCGAAGGTGTGCAGGCCGCCCCCTCCCATCAGCTCTTCGCATGTCCAGCCGTAAGACTGATCCAGGAGGCTGGGGCCATAGACCCGGACATCACACACCTGCATTTTACCGACGTATCCCTCCACCAGCCGCTGGCGCATAGCGACGAAGGCAGGCAGAAAACGCAGGGTGTTTCCCATAATGCTGAGCAGCTGGGGGTAGTATCTGGCCGCAGTCACCATCTTGAACGAATCCACGGCAGTTGCAGCTTTCTCACACACAACGTTCTTACCGATACCTACGGAGAGAACCGGGGGTTACTACATGTAGacaaaactgcattcagtggcATTCTGTGCATCCAATAATACTACTGGAACTTAGAAGATGGTCCTCTGTCCCCATTTCCTGTCAcatttcccccccacccccccaaggcTGTGTGTTCTACTACCGGTACTTGTAATTAAACATCGTGTATACGAAGCAGCACGCGGCGTCTCAGTGGGTAGGTCGTGTGTGAAGCGGATCGTCTGGTTCGAATAAACAAAAAGGTTCTTCTCCCTCCACATGTGAGAACACGGGGGGAAGAGTCCAGCTTTTAAATTCAGACACAGGTGGCTTCATTTCCCATTTCCCACTGGAAGTAGAGCTAC is a window encoding:
- the gfod2 gene encoding glucose-fructose oxidoreductase domain-containing protein 2, whose protein sequence is MLPGVGVFGTGSTARVLVPLLKAEGFEVHALWGRSEEEARCLAKELTIPFHTSRSDDVLLHQDVDLVCIFIPPSMTRQIAVKALGIGKNVVCEKAATAVDSFKMVTAARYYPQLLSIMGNTLRFLPAFVAMRQRLVEGYVGKMQVCDVRVYGPSLLDQSYGWTCEELMGGGGLHTFGSAVIDLLSYLTGARANRVHGLLRTFVQQNDLIRGIRRVTSDDFCFFQMLMGGAGLSPGGVCCTVTLNFNMPGSFVHDVMIVGSEGRLVARGAELYGQRNGSTAEELLLGDGGWAGPAVKEMHLSHLHGLSSTVKALRRSFQAHKERRLWAEEPVAIAPTFEEGLYVQTVVEAVKRSSSTGEWECVEIMSQEPDPNHNLCEALQRNKS